One Candidatus Kuenenbacteria bacterium genomic window, AATGGTCCCACAAACCCAAAAATAAAAAACTCATAAAAAGCACCAGCAAAAAATACCTCTTTCTTTGATAAAGATAAAATAATAAATAAAAAAAGATTATCACCAAAATTAGAAAACCTACAATCCCCAATTCTACTATCACCAACAAATAAACATTGTGCACCGGCTGGACCTCCCAGATTTTATCTATTTTGTAATAATCTTTAATTTTAAAAGCATAGTTGCCTATTCCTACCCCCATAATATTCTTACTAAAGATTTCCACTGCCTGATGGTGGCCCAATACCCTTTCTGTGTTTGATTTTATTTCCAGCCGGCCTTCGCCCCCAATCCCCAACCTAGTAGCCACCAGGGGCCTATATATGATTAACATAATTATCATTATCATTGCCGTCCCGACCAAAAAATTTTTTGCCTTAATATTTGGCATTTTTCTATTTATATAAAACCAGCTCCATAAATACAATATTAGGAAAACCAACCATGCTCCCCTTGAAAAACTCAAAAAGATTCCTGAAATTATAAAAAAACCAGTAATCAAAATAAACCTTTTTTGATATTGATCCTTCACCTTACCGAGTAAATAAACCCAAAAAACAAAAGATACAACCAAAAAACCCCCTAAAATATTTGGATGCGGCCAGGATCCGTAAGCCCTGAGCCAACGTTCCTCCCCCACTCCCACCACAGACACGCCCAACTCGTTTACCCTTTGAGCCGCCATTCCCAGCCACTTTGAAGACCATACCGACTGATTTATAAACTGCCACCAAGATAAAAAACCCTGGACAAAGCCAGCACCAACAATAGTAATCGCCAGTCTTATCTTAGAAAAATTTATCCCTTGCATTAAATAAAACGCGCCCCAAGCCAAAAACATCCTTACCGCCCAATAAAATGCCACGAATTTTTCCGCTGCCCAACTTATCGTTACAAAACAATAAATAGCCAAAATTAAACTAACAACAATCGCCTTATTATTAAATTTATTCTCCGCTTTTTCTTTTTTAAAAATAAAATAACTCGACCATGAAACAATAAACAATATTATCAAAACAATATCAAAAGCATAAAGGCTAATTCTCCCATATTCAAAAGCCACCCCGCCAAAATTATGGTCTCTCGCTATCCATCTGACCTGCCAAGGCAAAACAAAAACCAAGATATAAAATAAATATTCTTTAATTTTTTCCAAAGATATTCTAGGCATTTATTTTATTATTAAAAACTTGATTCCTTATTTCCTCTCTCTTGTCGTTAAGGTGTAGTTTTAAAATTTTGTCACTGATTATTACTTTTTTGTCTTCCTTGTTGGCGGCGGCTATTAATCGCTTTGGCATTATTTTATACTGTATTTTCCTATACCAACTCTCTGGCAGAATAAAAAATATTCTTTCAAAAAACCTCTTTAAATACCCCCTGCCTTCTCCAATCATAAATTTTTCCGCCTCCTGTTGGTAGATAAAATTTGGCAAATAATATTTTATCCAATTATTTTCTCTGATAAATTTTTTCCACAATCCTCCCTCCGAATATATCAAGAGGTGTTGCGCCGTCAAATAAACCAAATGAATATCATCATCTCCTATTTTTGTTTTTTCAAAACCCAGGGAATCTTCATCGGCAAAATAACTCAAACAAACCTTATTTCTTGAACCATTTGGACTTGGCCTTTGGCGAAAAACTTTCATCAAAAACACTGACCAAAATCTGGCCGTCCAGATTCTCCCCCTCTTTGTCACTATAAAAAAATCTATATCAGACTCATTATCGGCGTTTAAATAACCCAAATTACTGCAAACTGCCACCATTAAAATACCCGGCAATAAACTAAAAACCCTGCTCACGACCCTGGCTTTTTTTATTTTATTGACGGCGAATTGTTCTCTCTCTCTTCTCTTTTTGAGCAGTTCTCTGCGCCCAAATAAAAAATAAAAATCTCCGCTTCTTTCTATCTTTGCGCGCTTCTCTAGCACTGACAGCCCTCCATTAATCTCTTGGTGACCGAAAGTATGAGTCGCAAACAAATACCTAAAAATTTCCTCTTCTTTTAGAGGATAATCAAATAAGTCAAAATAATGAAATGTTATTAAAAGACTCTTTTCAAGTTCTACTCCCATGTCTTAAGTTTAACCCAAAGCTTTGCAATTAACAACAAGGGCATTAAAAATAGAAAATCGGTTAGGGCGCCATAAACAAAAACGGGAAACCACTTCGGTTCCCTATTTTTGTCGTTATTTTTTACCTGCTTTCAAAATGTCCTTCAAATATTGGCCAGTATAACTCTTTTTAATATTAGCCACCTGCTCTGGCGTACCCGCCGCCACTATTTCGCCTCCTTTATCCCCGCCCT contains:
- a CDS encoding O-antigen ligase family protein, with product MPRISLEKIKEYLFYILVFVLPWQVRWIARDHNFGGVAFEYGRISLYAFDIVLIILFIVSWSSYFIFKKEKAENKFNNKAIVVSLILAIYCFVTISWAAEKFVAFYWAVRMFLAWGAFYLMQGINFSKIRLAITIVGAGFVQGFLSWWQFINQSVWSSKWLGMAAQRVNELGVSVVGVGEERWLRAYGSWPHPNILGGFLVVSFVFWVYLLGKVKDQYQKRFILITGFFIISGIFLSFSRGAWLVFLILYLWSWFYINRKMPNIKAKNFLVGTAMIMIIMLIIYRPLVATRLGIGGEGRLEIKSNTERVLGHHQAVEIFSKNIMGVGIGNYAFKIKDYYKIDKIWEVQPVHNVYLLVIVELGIVGFLILVIIFFYLLFYLYQRKRYFLLVLFMSFLFLGLWDHYFWTLPAGLYGVFLGLGLFAREV